The Thioalkalivibrio sulfidiphilus HL-EbGr7 genome includes the window GCCAGTCGCGACGTGCCGGTGAGCCAGCATCGCCTGTTCGTGGGCCGGGGTTTTCGCTGGGATCAGCGCCACACCCACAGGCTGATGCAGACATACCGGCCGGAGTTTCGCCGCTACGTCGAGCTGACACCGCTCTACCGATCCGTGCGCCGGCTGGAGGAGCGTTTGGAGTTCGCGCCTCGCCCGCTGCCTCTGCTGGCCCGCGTGACTGCGTGGGACAACCCGTTGAACCCGGCGCGGCCGCTGCCGCCGGTCGGCGGCCTGCCACGGTTACACGGCATTGAACCGCACGAGGTCGATGTGTCGCTGCCGCTGGGCGAGCGTGTCGGCCACACGCTGGTGCTCGGCACCACCCGTGTCGGCAAGACGAGACTCGCGGAGTTGTTCATCACCCAGGACATCCGCCGCAGGGTCAATGGCGAACACGAGGTCGTGATCGTCTTTGACCCCAAGGGCGACGCGGACCTGTTGAAAAGAATGTACGTGGAGGCCCAGCGCGCAGGACGCGCAGGGGAGTTCTATTGCTTTCATCTCGGCTGGCCGGACATCTCCGCGCGCTACAACGCGGTGGGCCGCTTCGGACGAATTTCGGAGGTCGCCACGCGCATCGCCGGCCAGCTCTCCGGCGAAGGCAACAGCGCAGCGTTTCGCGAGTTCGCCTGGCGTTTCGTGAACATCATCGCGCGTGCCCTGGTGGAATTGGGACGACGCCCGGACTACCTGCTGATCCAGCGCCACGTCGTCAACATCGATGCGTTGTTCATCGAATACGCGCAGCACTTTTTCGCCAAGGCCGAACCGAAGGCCTGGGAGGTCATCGTCCAGCTCGAAGGCAGGCTGAACGACAAGAACATTCCCCGTCACATGATCGGGCGGGAAAAGCGCGTGGTGGCGATCGAGCAGTATCTGTCGCAGGTGCGCATCTACGACCCGGTGCTCGACGGCCTGCGTTCGGCGGTGCGCTACGACCGCACCTACTTCGACAAGATCGTCGCCTCGCTGCTGCCGCTGCTGGAAAAGCTCACCACGGGCAAGATCGCGCAACTCCTGGCGCCGAACTATGCCGATCTCGATGATCCGCGACCGATCTTCGATTGGTTGCAGATCATCCGCAAACGCGCGGTGGTGTACGTGGGCCTGGATGCACTCTCGGACGCTGAGGTCGCGGCGGCCGTGGGCAACTCGATGTTCTCCGACCTGGTATCGGTCGCCGGGCACATCTACAAGTTCGGCATCGACGACGGCCTGCCCGGCGCCTCGACCGGCGCCAAGGTGCCGATCAATGTGCATGCCGACGAGTTCAACGAATTGATGGGCGATGAATTCATCCCCATGGTGAACAAGGGCGGCGGCGCCGGTATGCAGGTCACGGCGTACACGCAAACACTCAGCGACATCGAGGCGCGCATCGGCAACCGCGCCAAGGCCGGTCAGGTCATCGGCAACTTCAACAACCTGTTCATGTTGCGCGTGCGGGAGACGATCACCGCCGAGTTGCTGACCCAGCAGTTGCCCAAGGTCGAGGTGTACACCACCTCAATCGTCAGCGGCGCCACGGATACCTCCGATCCCCAGGGGCACACCGCGTTCACGTCCAACACGCAGGATCGCATCACCACCACCAGCGTCCCACTGATCGAACCGGCGCACGTGGTCAATCTGCCGAAGGGGCAGGCCTTCGCGCTGCTCGAAGGCGGCAACCTGTGGAAGATCCGCATGCCGCTGCCCGCGCCCGACGCCGACGAGGCCATGCCCAAGGACTTGCAGGAGCTGGCCGACTACATGCGCCAGCACTACGTCGATGCCGGCGACTGGTGGGAAAGCCAGGGCCTGCCGGCGTTGCAGCACGAGGCGCTGCCGGCAGACCTGCTCGACGACTTCAAGCAAATGGCCTTCGCCGATACTGCCGAGGATGGAAGGGCATGAGCGATCCGGCCGTCGCGGCGCAACGCCAACAGGTACGCCAGAGAGGTTTTCTCGCCAGCCTTGTCACCTTGCCGTTTCGCTTCTTCGGCGTGCTGTGCGGGTCGCTGTTGCTGTGCATCCTGATCGAATGGATCGGCATGCACCTGTTCTGGCCGGAACAGGGATGGCGCCACGCGCAGGACATGGTGGCCTACGAGCTGGACCAGCTATCGACCTACTTCACGCGCAGCGTGGTGGTGCAGGAACCGGGGCGCACCGCCCATCGGGTTGTCGAGTGGGCGTATGAATGGGTCTTCCTCAAGACCGGGCTGCTGGAGTGGGTGCAGAACGCCTCCGCGCAGGCCAGCGCCGGCAGCCACGGTCAGACCAGGGATTTCCGGTATTACCTGAGCCAGGTCTATGTCCACCTGGAAAGCTATCTGATCGCGGCGGCGTACACGGTGCTGGTGTTCCTCGTGCGCCTGCTGGTGCTGTGCCTGATGCTGCCGCTGTTCCTCATGGCGGCTTTCACGGGCCTCGTGGACGGCCTGGTGCGCCGTGACATCCGCCGCTTCGGCGCGGGGCGCGAATCCGGCTTCGTCTATCACCGCGCCAAGGCGGCCTTGATGCCCCTGGTGGTACTGCCGTGGGCGGTCTACCTCGCGTTGCCGATCAGCGTGAGCCCGATCCTGATTCTCTTGCCGAGTGCCGTGCTGCTGGGCGTGGTCGTGGACATCGCGGCCGGAAGCTTCAAGAAATACCTGTAGTTACGTACACTAGCTACTAAACTTGGGGGTTAAAACAAAGGGTTGCCAGCTAGAGCCAGAGAAGCCTGACGTAACCCGACACGCCAATAGCCTAGGGCATCTCTGAATAACCCAGCCCATTTGGCATAATCCCGGCATCGCATCCAACCCGAGCCATTCGCCATGAGCCAGCTGACTTTCGCAGAAGCCGAATACGAGAACAAGAAGCACAAGACCCGGCGTGAGTTGTTCCTGGAGCGGATGGAAGGGCTGATTCCGTGGAAGCGGCTGGAGAAGAAGATCATTCGCTACTACGCCAAGGCCGGTCCGCAGGGCGGTCGGCCTGCCTACCCGTTGCCGACCATGCTACGCGTGCACTGCCTGCAGTTGTTCTACAACCTGAGTGATCCGGGGCTGGAGGACGCGCTGTACGAAGTGGAGTCGATGCGCCGCTTCGCCGGCTTGAAGTTGGACCGGATCCCCGATGAGACGACGATCCTGAACTTTCGACGCCTGCTGGAACGCCACAACCTGGCAGCGAAGCTGTTCAAGGAGATCAACCAGACTCTGGCTGAGCAGGGCTTGATGCTGAAGGAGGGCACGATCGTGGATGCCAGCATTCTGTCGGCGCCGAGTTCGACCAAGAATGCGTCTGGCGAGCGCGATCCGGAGATGCACCAGACCAAGAAGGGCAACGCCTGGCATTTCGGCATGAAGGTGCATGTGGGCGTGGATGACACGCTGGGCCTGATCCACAGCCTGGAGACGACGCCCGCCAATGAAGCCGATATCAACGTGGCCGACAAACTGCTGCATGGTGAGGAAAAAGTGGTGTGGGCCGATGCCGGCTATCAGGGCATCGAGAGGCGCGAAGAGCATCAAGATCGCCGGGTGGACTGGCGCATCGCGATGCGGCCAGGCAAGCGCGCGGCGCTGCCGAAGAGATCGCCCTTGCACAAGATCGAGAAGAACAAGGCGAGCATGCGCGCAAAGGTGGAGCATGTGTTCCAGCGCATCAAGCAGATGTTTGGCTATGCCAAGGTTCGCTATCGTGGCCTGGCCAAGAACACGAGCCGACTGTACCTGCTGGCAGGGTTTACAAACCTGCTGCGGGCGGAACCCTACATGCTCGCGTAGGGGTAGTACGCCTGTTTTCCACCCCAAACCGGCGGGAAATGGGCGGAATGAGCCCCTTTGGGGGGTAGCATTGATCGAAATTTGAACGACTAGACTGCGGAAGCAGATTTTTTTGGCATCAGGCTGGGTTATTCAGAGATGCCCTAGGGGAATACAGATGAAGCTGCGTCATGCAAAGATCAAGAACTTCCGGTTACTCGCAGACGTGCAGCTTGCTCTGGAGGATTTGACTACTGTTGTCGTGGGGCGAAACAACAGTGGCAAAACTTCACTGTCCGAGATCATACGGCGACTACTAGCCGAAGGCAGCGCAGCATTTCAACTCGAAGATTTCTCCAGTGCCTGCTACGACAGGTTCTGCACGGCACTGGAAGCTCATAATAATGGCCAAGATGACGATGTAGTCAGGGCTCTGATTCCGTTCATCGAGTTGCGTTTGACGTTTGAATATGACCCTGCTCAGCCACAGTTGGGGCCTCTCAGTCCATTCGTTATCGACCTCGACCCCGACTGTAATGAGGTACTCGCTGTAGTCCGCTACGAGTTGAAGGATGGACAGCTCGCCCAATTTTTCTCGGGTCAGCCGGATACCCCCCTGACCGATGAAACGAGGATAGCTTTCTTTCGCTCGCTTCGAGAACGTATTCCAACCAGCTTTGCCGTCAGGGTATGGGCGGAAGATCCGAATGATGCGGAGAACAATCGTCAGTTGCAGCCGAGTGCACTGAAGGCTCTGATCAAAACCGGCTTCATCAACGCTCAAAGAGGCCTGGACGACATAACATCCCGCGAGTCCGATGTACTCGCCAAGACTGTTGAACTCCTCTTTGCCACAGCTTCTTCATCTTCGGCAGATGAGGCTGACAAACAGATTGCCCAAGCGCTGAAAGAGGCCGTTCAGGACATTCAATCTCAGATAGACAGCAGCTTCGGCGGCCAACTGAACAATCTGATACCGGCATTGAAGAACTTTGGATACCCAGGATTGGGAAATCAGGAACTGCATACCGAGACATTGCTTGATGTTCGCAAGCTGCTCTCCAATTTCACCAAGGTGCGCTATGCCGGCTACAGCGGTGTGACTCTGCCGGAGTCCTACAACGGGCTTGGAGCCAGAAACCTCATTTTCATCCTTTTGCAGCTTGCGGGATTCTATAAATCGTTTCTGGCCGAACCAAATTCTCCAGGGGTGCACCTGGTCTTCATTGAGGAACCCGAGGCTCATTTGCACCCTCAGATGCAGGAGGTTTTCATACGTCAGCTCGCGAAGACTGCTCAACTGCTGGTTGAAGGCACGGAAAGTAAGACGGCTTGGCCGGTCCAGTTCGTCGTTTCCACGCACTCATCGCATATAGCCAACGAGGCCGGATTTGAAAGTATCCGCTATTTCCTCAGTGGCGAAGTACAAGGCGCAGCCGCTGGCGTTCGGCAAACGAGGGTCAAGGATCTACGCGAGGGGCTGGACGGCGTTTCCGAACCGGACAAGAAGTTTCTGCATCAGTATATGACGTTGACCCGCTGCGACCTGTTTTTTTCCGACAAAGCGATCCTAGTAGAAGGTTTGAGCGAGCGGCTCTTGCTCCCCGCGATCATCGAAAAACTGGAAACCGCAGAGCCAGATCGGCCAAAGCTATCAAGCCAGTACGTAACCACTATGGAAGTCGGCGGAGCATATGCTCATCTTTTCTTCGGGCTCCTGCGCTTTCTTGAATTGCCAACCCTAATCCTTACCGATCTAGATTCGGTAGAAAAACCGGGCGGAAGCGCGTGCGAGGTCCACAAGGGAACCTACTCCAGCAACGCCTGCCTGAAAGCCTGGTTCTCCGATGATAATCCATTCACCCTCAATGGCCTCTTGACCAAGGATGAATCCGAAAAGGCAAAGCATGGCAACTGCATCGCCTATCAGTGCGCGGAGGAAGAGAACGGGCCATGCGGTCGCACCTTTGAAGATGCTTTCATTCTCGCGAACCGAGCATTATTCGGCTTGAATGGAGCCACACGGGAAGAGCTTGAAGCGGGAGCCAGAAGCCAAGCCAGTAAGATCAAGAAGTCCGAGTTTGCGCTGAAGTACGCAATAGAAGAAAAAGCCTGGACGACCCCCAAGTACATTCTCGATGGAATACGCTGGCTAGCGGCTGGCATCGAGCCAGCCATCCCTGACCCAATCCACCCAAGTTAAGCCCACCCACCCTCAGCACGCCTTGTAACTCAGGGCCGGATGCGGCTTTGGTTTCGGCGGCCTCGGTTTGGACAGCCCTGGCCTGTGCTTGTAGGTCTGCGATCCGATCAGCTTCAGCACCTCCTTCAGCATCGCCGCTGTGGCGAGCCCAAGCAACAGGGCCGGGATCAGCGGCTTGAGCGCGGTTCTCGCGTAGGCCCGGTTGATGCGGCGGTGAGCGGGCAGGTTCTCGCTTCCGCGCGCCTCTGCGCTGGCGAGCGCGGCGAGGTTGTCGCACAACACCTTGGCGGCGAAGTCCTGCTGCACGGCGAGGTGGCTCAGGCCGGTCACTTGTTCGAGGCTGAGCCGATGCTTGAGCCGCTTGAAGGCTTCTTCGATGGACCAGCGCTGATGGTAGAGCTCACCGAACACGGCCACAGGGAAGCGCTCGGCGTCCATCAGGCTGGTCATGAGGATGTGCACGCTGCCGTTAGCGTTGACGTGGCGGACCAGGCGCACGCGCAGCGGACCCTCGGGGCATTCGAAGTCCCTGACATCCTGGTCCTCGGCGGCAGGCAGCTCCACGACCTGCTCGGCAAGACCCGAGGCACGGAACGCCCGGACCACAGCAAAGCCGACCTTGGCCATGTCCACGCGCATGCAGAAGTCGATGCCCTTGCCCTGCAGGGCAGCCACCAGCCAGCGACAGGGATAGCCGCGATCGAGCAGCAGCAGATCGCCTGTTCCAAAGCGCTCGAACTGCTCGAACAAGGCCTGTCGCTCGCCATAGCCGGCGCTGTAGAGCTGGGCGGCCAGCATCAGCTGGGCATCGGGCAAGTAGCAGCCCAAGGCCAGCATGTCGCGGCTGGCCGCGCGCGGCACATGGCTGGCGCGCAGCGCCAGCCGCAGACAGGAGCCGTCGACCGCGATGCGGCGCAGGCCGTGCCAGCGCGGCACCCTGCCAGTGTCCTCAGCGAGCTTGATGAGGTGGTCGTTGAGCGCCGGCAGTGCAGCGGGCGCGAGTTTGGCGCGCGCCTGCGCGAACGCCTGTGCGCTCACGTGTCGGACCAAGGTGGCCTGCGCCTTGAGACTGCCGAAGAAGCCATCCAACTCGGCCTGGACGCTCTTGCACATGCCACAGACCAAGCTTGCCACGAGTGCGTTCAAGGGCAGCTTGCGTCGGCGGGAGAAGGCCGCTGGATGCTCAGGATGTCGGGCGGTGTTGAGGAACGCATCGGAGGCGAGGTGCTCTGCCAGGGCATTGAAGAGACGGGTGAGGTCCATGGGGCGCTTGAGGTTCGAAAACGAACCTCACTGGCCGCCGCGCTGCTTGCGCCAGAAGCGGGCGCAAGCAGCGCGGCGGCCTCACGAAGCGCGATGGGTGTCAAGCGAAATCTGCAAGAATCGAGGGGTTCGCTAGGAGCGCCGCGGGTCGGTGCCTGAGGCTGGGCGCGGGATGGCTTAACTTGGGTGGATTGATCCCTGACCCGGCGCTTGCCCTGGCGGCCGAGGCGATGATCGCCAACGAGGAGGATGCCGCTGATGCCTGATCCGCAGTCACCGGCCGAGGTTGCCAGCCAGCGCGCTCTTGATGCCATGTTTCGCAGCCTGGATGCCGGAGAGCACTTCCGGCTAGAAGCTGGAGCAGGCGCTGGGAAGACCTACTCCCTCATCAAAGCGCTCCACTATTTGATCGAGCGCCACAAAAGCACATTTCCAAGGAAAAACAAGCAGATTGCGTGCATTACATTTACCAATGTGGCCCGCGATGAAATTGCCGCCCGTACTGACAGAAGCCCAATGGTGTACTGCGACACCAATCATGCCTTCTGTTGGTCATTGATCAGTGGCTTCCAGAAACAACTCCGTGGTTTGGTTGAGGCGATGCCGGCATGGCAAGAGAGAATTGCGGAAGCTGGAGGCGGCCTGGGTAACCGTGTAATCGAGTACAACTTTGGGCACCGCTCCATTCGTGAAGATCGCGTGTCTCTCCATCACGATGATGTGTTGCCCCTCACTGTTTCATTGATGGAGCATGCCAAATTTAGGCATATAGTGACAGATCGGTTTCCAATCATTCTTGTGGATGAATATCAAGATACCGATAAGGATTGGGTCGAGGCGATTCAGCGGCTGTTTTTGGGGAATCCGCCTTCACCCCTATTCGGCTTCTTCGGCGACCATTGGCAGAAGATATATGGCAATGGATGCGGAAGACTTGAGCATCCGCAAGTCAAAGAGATTGGCAAGGAAGCCAACTTCCGATCAGTCAAAGCCATTGTTGACTGCCTCAACCGGATGCGCCCGGAGCTACAACAATTTGTCGAAGACCCTGACGCTATTGGACAGGTCAGCGTATTTCATACAAATGCCTGGACTGGAGGACGACAAACCGGTGCCCATTGGGGAGGAGATTTACCTTCGGAAGTCGGCCACGACACACTTGAGGGAGTGAAGGCCTCGTTGACACAAGAGGGATGGGATTTTTCCCCGGAAAGTACAAAGGTACTCATGCTGACGCATAGGCTTCTTGCCAGTGAGCAGGGCTATGCCAGCTTGCCATCAGTCTTTCGTTACAACGATTCCTTTGCCAAGAAGGAACATCCGTATATTGCCTTCTTCGTAGACCAGTTGGAGCCTGCGTGCGATGCCTTCTCCGCGAATAGGTTCGGCGCCATGTTCGATGCGCTGGGCGGTAACACGCCGCTATTGCGGAGTCAGGCCGATAAGGCAGCCTGGCACGATGCGATGAGCCAGCTACTGGCGATTCGCGAAAATGGCACGGTCGGAGAAGTCATCGACCACCTGCTCAACCGGCGGAAGCCAAGACTCCCGGAAGCCATCGAGAAGCGTGAGCGGGAACTACGCGAGTTCGATCGAGCAAGCGGCGAAGAGATGCCGGCCGCACTGGCGGAGATAGAGAAGCTACGCGCGGTCAGATACGCAGAAATCAAAACGCTACGGAGCTATCTGGATGGTCACTCTCCCTTTGAAACCAAACACGGAGTAAAGGGCGCGGAGTTCGAGAATGTTCTTGTTGTCATCGGTCGCGGGTGGAACCAGTACAACTTTGGAGAGATGCTCGAACTGGCAGGAAGCGCAGCCATCCCACCCGGGAAGCAGGCGGCCTTCGAGCGAAATCGAAACTTGTTCTATGTTGCCTGCTCAAGACCGAAACGCCGCCTTGCCCTGCTGTTCACACAGCAGCTTTCGCCAGATGCCATCGCAACACTTGAAAGGTGGTTCTTGCCAGAGAGCATCCGTGCTGTCGCTTTTTCGTAGACTCAGCTCGGGCTAGATCAATCCGGTAGCAGCGTTGTTCCTATTTACTGCGGCGCGGCTAGTCCGTGTGCCGCAGCATCGTGCCATCCGCGTCCATGGGGAAAGGCACGATGGGACATACCAACAGCCACGAACTTGCCCGGCGTCTTCCGATCGCCGCGCTATTGGCTATCCCTCTATTGGCGTTCCAAGCCTCGGTGTTCGCCGGTGATGCTACGGAACCAGAGCGACTGGCCGTCCTCATGCGTCAGCTCGACATGCTCGACCGGCTGGCCGAGCACAGCGAGCGCCTGCCGAAGCAGGACGCCTCCCGCTACCACTTCGACTACGCGCGGCTGCGCGAGGACATCGAGCGTGTCCGCAGCGGCATCCGCGACTACCTGACGCCGCAGCGCGCACAGCCGCGCGACCCCACAACGCTGATCGGCGATTACCGCCAAGAGGCGGAGGACGCGCCATGACGGGCGATCAGGTCACCGCCTTTCAGGCCAACAGCGGTTTCGGCCCTTCAGATGTTTCCGTCGTCCTGGTCGGCGGCGTGTTCGTCGTGCTGTTGCTGTGGGGCGTCTGGGCACTGCGCACAGCCTATGTCGGCTGGGCCGAAAACAGCATCTCCCAGCGCCAGTTCCTCGGCGTCGCGGTGCGCTTCGTCGCGATGTACGTCGTGCTGACGTTTTTCCTTCTCTCTTGACGCAATGAGGACACCACCATGACTTTCCGTTCCGTCTCCACTCGTTCTGCACGCCTGATCAGCCTGCCCACCGTCGCCTTGATCTCGGTGAGCCTGTCGCCGATTGTGCAGGCCCAGGGCCTGCCAACCCTCGAAGACCCTTCGCGAGGCACCGGCAGCGGCATCATGGAGACGCTGCGCAATTACGGTTACGACATCGTGATGCTGGTCGCGCTGCTCGTGGTCGCCTCGATGTTCGTCGGCGTCTGCTACCACGCCTACAGCACCTATTCGGAGATTCACACCGGCCGCAAGACCTGGGGCCAGTTCGGTTTGACGGTCGCAATCGGCGCGATCTTGCTGGTCGTGGGTATCTGGTTGCTCACCGAAGCCACCGGCGTCCTCTAGGGAGGCCGGAGCGATGTCGGGGAGCCAGGACAGCCTGCACGACGGCACGGTGGCTTTCTTGCCGCATCGTCTGAACCGTCAGCCCGTGGTGGTACGCGGACTGACGGCCGACGAACTGTGGGTCTGCGTAGGGCTCTCCGCCACGGTAGGCCTGGTGCTGGGCATTCCGCTGGCGTGGCTGGCGTCCACGCTCGCGATGGTCCCAACCGTGATCGTGGCCGCCATTGGCATGGGCGTGTTCGTGTGCGGCGGCGCGTTGCGAAGCCACAAGCGGGGGCGTCCCGATACCTGGTTGTACCGGCATCTTCAGTGGTGGGTCGCGCTGCGTCATCCCGCCTTCGCGCCCTATACGGGCGGCAGGTCGCTGGTCACGCGGTCGGGCCACTGGACGACGCGCAGGAGTGCGCCATGAGCCGCTTCAAGAACGAAATCACGCACCTGCAGGCGCACATCAAGACCTTGCGCATAGGAGCCGGTGCGCTATTCGTCGTCGCCCTGGTGCTGGGCTTCGGCTGGTGGAGTGCGCCTCGCGATCTGACCATCCACGTGCCGCCGGACCTGCGTTCGGGCAGCGTGCGCAAGTGGTGGGAGGTGCCGCCGGAGTCGGTCTACGCCTTTACCTTCTATGTCTTCCAGCAGCTCAACCGCTGGCCGACGAACGGCGAGGACGACTACGCGCGCAACATCCATGCGCTGTCGGCCTACCTGACACCCGGCTGTCAGATCTTCCTGCGGCGCGACTACGAGCAGCGCCGCAGCACGGGCGAACTGCGTCAGCGCGTGCGGGGCATCTACGAGATTCCGGGTCGCGGCTTCGGCGACGACCCGACGGCGCGCGTCCGCGTGGTGTCCGACCGCGACTGGATCGTCACGCTGGACATAACGGCCGACGAGTACCACGGCGCCGAGCAGGTCAAGCGCGCCCTGGTGAGGTATCCGCTGAAAGTGGTGCGTCTGGACATCGACCCGGAGCGCAATCCCTTCGGCCTGGCACTGGACTGTTACAGCAGTACCCCGCAACGCATCGCGCCGCAGGGGGCAGCCGCCTCCGCTACCGATGGTCCCGGTGGTCCGTAGGGAGTCCCGCGATGAAACATCTTGTCCTCAGCTTCCTGGCAACCGCCACCTTGACCTTGGGCCTGATCCCGAGCGCTCTGGCGCTGGAGATTCTGCGCTGGGAGCGGTTGCCGCTGGCCGTGCCTCTCGTGGTCGGCCACGAGCGCGTGATCTTCATCGACCGCAATGTGCGTGTCGGCGTACCCGCCTCGCTGGGCGACCGCCTGCGTGTGCAAAGCGCCGGTGGCGCCCTCTACCTGCTTGCCAGCGAACCGATCGAGCCGACCCGCCTGCAATTGCAGGATGCCAACACGGGCATCCTGATTCTGCTCGACATTGCCGCCGAGCCTGGCGAGGCGCCGCTGGAACCCGCGCGCATCATCGAAAGCGAATCGCACGCGAAGCGCTACGGTGACACCGGCCAACAGCCGGCCGCCGATGCGGCGCGGCTCCCCGCACGGGAGACGCCGGTCCCCGTGGTGCTGACGCGCTACGCCGCGCAGAGCCTGTACGCGCCCCTGCGCACGGTGGAGCCGGTGAACGGCGTCGTGCGCGTGAACCTGCGCCGCGACCTGGCGCTCGACACACTGCTGCCGACGCTGCCAGTGCGCGCCAGGGCGCTGGCCGCGTGGCGGCTGGAAGATCAATGGGTGACCGCGATCCGGCTGACCAACACATCCTCTCGGTGGATCGACCTGGACCCGCGCGCCTTGCAGGGCGATTTCGTCACCGCGACGTTCCAGCACCCCGACCTGGGACCGGCGGGCGATTCGCGCGACACCAGCGTGGTGTACCTGGTGACGCGCGGCCGCGGCCTGGCGCAATCGCTGCTGCCAGCCATCAGTCCCATCGACGCTGCGCACAACTTGCCGGCCTCCGCAGCGGCCGGCAGTGCGGAAGGAGCCGGCGATGCGCAGTAACGGTTTGCTCAAGTGGTTGATGCTGCCGATGGCGCTGTTGCTGGTCTTCATCGGCGTCAAGCTGTTTTCCGGCGACCGTGGCGCATCACCGCTCCCCGGCGATGCCGGCGGCCAACTGACGGCGGACGAGATGCGGGCGCTCGGCATCGAAGGCGACACGCCGCACGATACGGTCGCCACGCTGGTGGCCCAGGTGCGGCAGTTGCGCACCGAATTGCAGACCGCGCTGTCCGACAACCGCAACCAGCGGGCGGAGAACGACCGCCTGCGTCAACGCGAGCGGTCGATCGAGCAGCGTATCCAGAATGTCCTGGATACCGAACGCGCCCAACTGCGTCAGGATCGCGAACAGACGGCCAGCGAACGGCAACAGGCCCAGGGGTTGTTGCAGGACTTGCAACGCCAGTTTGAAGGCCTGGGGGGCAGGGCCGGCCACACCGACCTGCCGATCGGTCTCGGGCTGGAGGACGGCGACGGCCAGCACTTCGGCCGCGACGGCGTGCGCTGGATCGAGCCGGACGACGCCAGGCCCGCCGAAGGCCGCAGCGGCAGTCGCAACGGCTTCAGCTTCCCCAACGATTTCAGCCCGGTCGGGGAAACCCTGGATGCCGCATCCGAGACCCTCGGCCGCGCCACCGGCGGCGCCGTCGGCACATCGTCGCTTGAGGCGGTCTACACGGTGCCGTCGAACTCGACCCTGATGGGGTCGATCGCAATGACGGCACTCATCGGGCGCGTGCCCATCGACGGCACGGTGAACGATCCCTATCCGTTCAAGGTCGTGATCGGCCCCGACAACCTCACGGCCAACGGCATCGACATCCCGGATGTGGCCGGCGCCGTGGTCAGCGGCACGGCCTCGGGGGACTGGACGCTTTCCTGCGTGCGCGGGCAGATCCGCTCCATCACCTTTGTGTTCGAGGACGGCACCATCCGCACGCTGCCGGAAGAGTCCGGTCGCAGCAGCAGCAACCGGAGCGACACCGGCACCCAGGGAGGTCTCGGCTGGATCAGCGACCCCCACGGCATCCCTTGTGTCAGCGGTGAACGGCGCAGCAACGCCCAGCAATATCTCGGCACTCAGGCACTGATCACGGCCGCCGGAGCGGGCGCGGCCTCGCTGATCGACTCGGACAGCGGCCGGGTGTCCTACGTCGGCAGCGACGGCTCAATCGGGACGGTCGGGATCACCGCCAACGAGGCGATGGGCCGCATCCTGGCCGGCGGGGTGCAGGAGATGTCGCAGTGGGTGAACAAGCTCTACGGCCAGGCCTTCGCCGCCGTCTACGTCGAGCCGGGCGCCAAGGTCGCCGTGCATATCGAGCAGCCACTCACCATCGACTACGACGCCAAGGGGCGCCGGGTCGATCACCGTCTCGGAGGTTCCCATGTCCCGGATCTGGATTGAACGGCTTGCCGTCGTG containing:
- a CDS encoding TIGR03747 family integrating conjugative element membrane protein; translated protein: MSDPAVAAQRQQVRQRGFLASLVTLPFRFFGVLCGSLLLCILIEWIGMHLFWPEQGWRHAQDMVAYELDQLSTYFTRSVVVQEPGRTAHRVVEWAYEWVFLKTGLLEWVQNASAQASAGSHGQTRDFRYYLSQVYVHLESYLIAAAYTVLVFLVRLLVLCLMLPLFLMAAFTGLVDGLVRRDIRRFGAGRESGFVYHRAKAALMPLVVLPWAVYLALPISVSPILILLPSAVLLGVVVDIAAGSFKKYL
- the traD gene encoding type IV conjugative transfer system coupling protein TraD, giving the protein MAQPHSVEVLLRPAVELYTVAVCLGAAVLCLAAPWSLALSPLVGLAGALAFLTFGTIRFYEAWAILRYRRNIRRMPRYVMASRDVPVSQHRLFVGRGFRWDQRHTHRLMQTYRPEFRRYVELTPLYRSVRRLEERLEFAPRPLPLLARVTAWDNPLNPARPLPPVGGLPRLHGIEPHEVDVSLPLGERVGHTLVLGTTRVGKTRLAELFITQDIRRRVNGEHEVVIVFDPKGDADLLKRMYVEAQRAGRAGEFYCFHLGWPDISARYNAVGRFGRISEVATRIAGQLSGEGNSAAFREFAWRFVNIIARALVELGRRPDYLLIQRHVVNIDALFIEYAQHFFAKAEPKAWEVIVQLEGRLNDKNIPRHMIGREKRVVAIEQYLSQVRIYDPVLDGLRSAVRYDRTYFDKIVASLLPLLEKLTTGKIAQLLAPNYADLDDPRPIFDWLQIIRKRAVVYVGLDALSDAEVAAAVGNSMFSDLVSVAGHIYKFGIDDGLPGASTGAKVPINVHADEFNELMGDEFIPMVNKGGGAGMQVTAYTQTLSDIEARIGNRAKAGQVIGNFNNLFMLRVRETITAELLTQQLPKVEVYTTSIVSGATDTSDPQGHTAFTSNTQDRITTTSVPLIEPAHVVNLPKGQAFALLEGGNLWKIRMPLPAPDADEAMPKDLQELADYMRQHYVDAGDWWESQGLPALQHEALPADLLDDFKQMAFADTAEDGRA
- a CDS encoding ATP-dependent nuclease, which codes for MKLRHAKIKNFRLLADVQLALEDLTTVVVGRNNSGKTSLSEIIRRLLAEGSAAFQLEDFSSACYDRFCTALEAHNNGQDDDVVRALIPFIELRLTFEYDPAQPQLGPLSPFVIDLDPDCNEVLAVVRYELKDGQLAQFFSGQPDTPLTDETRIAFFRSLRERIPTSFAVRVWAEDPNDAENNRQLQPSALKALIKTGFINAQRGLDDITSRESDVLAKTVELLFATASSSSADEADKQIAQALKEAVQDIQSQIDSSFGGQLNNLIPALKNFGYPGLGNQELHTETLLDVRKLLSNFTKVRYAGYSGVTLPESYNGLGARNLIFILLQLAGFYKSFLAEPNSPGVHLVFIEEPEAHLHPQMQEVFIRQLAKTAQLLVEGTESKTAWPVQFVVSTHSSHIANEAGFESIRYFLSGEVQGAAAGVRQTRVKDLREGLDGVSEPDKKFLHQYMTLTRCDLFFSDKAILVEGLSERLLLPAIIEKLETAEPDRPKLSSQYVTTMEVGGAYAHLFFGLLRFLELPTLILTDLDSVEKPGGSACEVHKGTYSSNACLKAWFSDDNPFTLNGLLTKDESEKAKHGNCIAYQCAEEENGPCGRTFEDAFILANRALFGLNGATREELEAGARSQASKIKKSEFALKYAIEEKAWTTPKYILDGIRWLAAGIEPAIPDPIHPS
- a CDS encoding IS5 family transposase — translated: MSQLTFAEAEYENKKHKTRRELFLERMEGLIPWKRLEKKIIRYYAKAGPQGGRPAYPLPTMLRVHCLQLFYNLSDPGLEDALYEVESMRRFAGLKLDRIPDETTILNFRRLLERHNLAAKLFKEINQTLAEQGLMLKEGTIVDASILSAPSSTKNASGERDPEMHQTKKGNAWHFGMKVHVGVDDTLGLIHSLETTPANEADINVADKLLHGEEKVVWADAGYQGIERREEHQDRRVDWRIAMRPGKRAALPKRSPLHKIEKNKASMRAKVEHVFQRIKQMFGYAKVRYRGLAKNTSRLYLLAGFTNLLRAEPYMLA